The Peptococcaceae bacterium 1198_IL3148 genome includes a region encoding these proteins:
- the eutJ gene encoding ethanolamine utilization protein EutJ produces the protein MEGVNPSFQYCDQMVRDFEKVIKTPILNKSSVYYTGIDLGTAYVVLAVLDENYQPVAGAYRFASVVKDGMVVDYIGAIRIVKELKQELEQKLGIELVYAAAALPPGTFDIDSGVIKHVVEGAGFEITNLLDEPTAANAVLKIKDGAIVDIGGGTTGVTILKDGKVTYVADEPTGGTHFSLVISGAYKMPFDEADQYKRDFKNHRELIPVLQPVIEKVSSIISRHVSQYQVQEIYLVGGTCCLEGIETIIAKQTGLPTYKPQNPMFVTPLGIALNCTQESL, from the coding sequence ATGGAAGGGGTAAATCCGTCTTTTCAATACTGCGATCAAATGGTTCGTGATTTTGAGAAGGTCATCAAGACACCCATATTGAATAAATCCTCCGTTTATTACACCGGTATTGACTTGGGAACAGCCTACGTTGTACTGGCAGTTTTGGATGAAAATTACCAGCCTGTTGCTGGGGCCTATCGCTTTGCCAGTGTTGTCAAAGATGGTATGGTGGTGGACTACATCGGTGCCATTCGGATAGTCAAAGAACTTAAACAAGAGCTGGAGCAAAAACTGGGTATAGAGCTGGTTTATGCAGCAGCGGCCCTGCCACCGGGAACCTTTGACATTGACTCAGGTGTCATTAAGCATGTAGTGGAAGGGGCCGGTTTTGAAATTACTAACTTGTTAGACGAGCCTACGGCGGCCAATGCGGTACTGAAAATAAAAGATGGTGCCATTGTAGATATCGGTGGTGGCACCACCGGGGTAACCATTCTAAAGGATGGCAAGGTGACTTATGTTGCCGATGAGCCTACAGGTGGCACGCATTTCTCACTGGTAATTTCTGGGGCATATAAAATGCCCTTTGACGAGGCGGACCAATATAAGCGAGATTTTAAAAACCATCGGGAGTTAATCCCGGTGTTACAGCCGGTAATCGAAAAGGTATCATCTATTATCAGCCGGCATGTTAGCCAATATCAAGTGCAAGAAATCTATCTAGTGGGTGGAACCTGTTGCTTAGAAGGAATTGAAACTATTATCGCCAAACAAACCGGCCTTCCTACTTATAAACCGCAAAACCCTATGTTTGTGACACCCTTGGGAATTGCACTGAACTGCACACAGGAAAGCCTTTAG
- a CDS encoding EutP/PduV family microcompartment system protein — translation MKKRILVVGPSKAGKSSLVNILNDSTKPLKSTQEIFYGKNTIDTPGSYIENPSMYRYLIATGQSACHVLMLIDQSRPIEVYPPGFAKSFTCPVSGVITKIDLASENAELCVEQLKRIGISKPFFRISIKDDIGIKGLKHYLLGKLEILKK, via the coding sequence ATGAAAAAACGGATCTTGGTGGTGGGGCCAAGCAAAGCTGGTAAAAGTAGCCTAGTGAATATTCTAAATGATTCCACCAAACCATTGAAAAGTACCCAGGAAATTTTTTACGGCAAAAACACCATTGATACACCTGGTTCCTATATAGAAAACCCTTCGATGTACAGGTACCTAATTGCCACGGGGCAATCAGCATGCCACGTGCTAATGTTAATAGATCAATCCAGACCCATTGAGGTATATCCGCCGGGCTTTGCCAAATCCTTTACCTGCCCGGTCTCCGGGGTCATTACCAAGATTGATTTAGCTTCGGAAAATGCCGAGCTATGTGTTGAACAGCTAAAAAGAATTGGTATTAGTAAACCTTTTTTTCGGATTTCTATAAAAGATGATATAGGCATAAAAGGCTTAAAGCACTATTTACTTGGAAAACTAGAAATCCTTAAAAAGTGA
- a CDS encoding BMC domain-containing protein produces MYRAIGMIELSSVAKGIYATDLMLKTAYVEIVSATSVCPGKYIAIIHGDVAAVENSISVGEETAGEYLIDSFILPNVHPAIFPAITATTIPDEKGALGIMESFSMSSMIIAADAALKAADIQALELRLGRGLSGKAYFTFTGDVAAVQASIDAGKTLIAEKGLLVDVEVIPSPSDRLWESLY; encoded by the coding sequence ATGTATAGGGCAATAGGAATGATCGAACTTTCAAGTGTTGCAAAGGGGATTTATGCCACAGATCTGATGTTGAAAACGGCCTACGTGGAAATAGTCAGTGCAACCTCTGTCTGTCCCGGAAAATATATTGCCATCATCCATGGAGACGTTGCTGCCGTAGAAAACTCCATCAGTGTGGGTGAAGAAACAGCAGGCGAGTATCTAATCGATAGCTTTATTTTGCCCAATGTTCATCCAGCAATTTTCCCGGCCATTACGGCCACCACCATACCGGATGAAAAAGGGGCACTGGGCATTATGGAGTCTTTTTCCATGTCCTCCATGATTATTGCAGCCGATGCTGCACTTAAGGCTGCGGATATACAAGCCCTAGAATTACGCTTGGGCAGAGGACTTAGCGGCAAGGCTTATTTCACTTTCACCGGAGATGTTGCCGCCGTGCAGGCATCTATCGATGCCGGTAAAACACTGATCGCTGAAAAGGGCCTATTGGTAGATGTGGAGGTAATTCCTTCCCCTTCCGACAGATTGTGGGAATCACTGTACTAA
- a CDS encoding histidine kinase — MNNYHKTLKNSINPNIYSRYSGLLSLSNISLQLIDTGGEILLEFNPSPDFCKQICQNNDTQICSDYLSRLKPGQRDRFTCGYGLTNIILPVTDNDETLGYVTGAQVYLPENEYQKYLINIAAMAKDKKLEPEIIAKAIAAIKTIEKNKVDVHEQLCNHIAQNISYEFSQSVHSTDKAIARLSIEKEMLEKKIIDLEAKNKSLVINPHFLFNTLNSIARIAYFEKSHTTEELIYCLSDLLRYNLKQDDELHTIGSEIDNIEKYLYIQKVRFKSRLEYEISIADDIKHHRIPNMVIQPIVENALIHGISPKRDGGKIKIYAEKYKDHIKIYVSDNGNGFPEEVLQGLQQSQSKLGIGFRCTDNRLKRYFGENYGLKIAKSDYSGSTVIILVPTKTNAR, encoded by the coding sequence ATGAACAATTATCACAAAACACTAAAAAACTCGATAAATCCAAATATCTATTCTCGCTATAGCGGTCTTTTATCCCTATCCAATATTTCCTTGCAACTTATCGATACCGGTGGTGAGATCTTGCTTGAGTTCAACCCATCCCCGGATTTTTGTAAACAGATCTGTCAGAATAATGATACACAGATATGTTCGGATTACCTTTCTAGACTAAAACCAGGCCAAAGGGATCGATTCACCTGTGGGTATGGACTAACTAATATTATTTTGCCAGTGACAGATAACGACGAAACCCTAGGCTATGTCACCGGGGCACAGGTATATTTACCTGAAAATGAATATCAGAAATATTTAATTAACATCGCGGCTATGGCAAAGGATAAAAAACTAGAACCGGAAATTATTGCTAAAGCCATTGCAGCCATCAAAACCATCGAAAAAAATAAGGTTGATGTTCATGAACAACTGTGCAACCATATAGCCCAAAATATCTCTTACGAGTTTTCTCAAAGCGTCCATAGTACAGATAAGGCCATAGCAAGATTATCTATAGAAAAGGAAATGCTGGAAAAAAAGATCATTGATCTCGAGGCAAAGAACAAGTCTTTGGTAATTAACCCTCATTTCCTATTTAATACTTTGAATTCTATAGCGCGTATCGCGTATTTTGAAAAATCCCATACAACGGAAGAACTTATTTATTGCCTTTCTGACTTATTGAGATATAACCTAAAGCAGGATGATGAATTACACACCATCGGGTCTGAGATTGATAACATCGAAAAGTACCTTTATATTCAGAAAGTAAGGTTCAAAAGTCGTTTGGAGTACGAGATATCTATTGCTGACGACATTAAACACCATAGAATACCCAATATGGTTATACAGCCCATTGTTGAGAATGCCCTTATCCATGGCATTTCCCCTAAAAGGGATGGAGGTAAGATAAAAATCTATGCAGAAAAATATAAGGATCATATCAAGATCTACGTCTCAGATAATGGAAATGGCTTTCCAGAGGAAGTGCTACAGGGGCTACAACAATCGCAAAGTAAACTGGGAATAGGTTTTCGCTGTACCGACAACCGACTGAAAAGATATTTCGGGGAAAATTACGGCTTGAAAATTGCCAAATCGGATTACAGCGGAAGCACTGTCATTATTTTAGTTCCTACCAAAACCAATGCGAGGTGA
- a CDS encoding EutN/CcmL family microcompartment protein — protein sequence MIAAKVIDNIWATRKADSLRGLKFMLVEVIGGTEAGRLLIAADTIGAGIGERVLVCTGSSARKMLDRDNIPIDAVIVGIIDEDCLF from the coding sequence ATGATAGCAGCAAAGGTAATTGATAACATCTGGGCAACCAGAAAAGCAGACTCTCTAAGAGGGCTGAAATTTATGCTGGTGGAGGTCATCGGTGGTACTGAGGCTGGTCGCCTCCTCATAGCTGCGGATACCATCGGTGCCGGTATTGGTGAACGAGTTCTGGTCTGCACTGGTAGCTCCGCCCGCAAAATGCTGGATAGAGATAATATACCCATTGATGCTGTTATTGTAGGCATCATCGACGAGGACTGTTTGTTTTAA
- a CDS encoding acetaldehyde dehydrogenase (acetylating), with amino-acid sequence METFDYDLQSVQEARNLARQAKLAQTELAKFDSGQIDKIICNMVRVAEENAVSLAKMAVEETGFGKVEDKTFKNQLASTELYKFIKPMQTIGIINEDKANKVVEIAEPVGLLMGIVPSTNPTSTAIYKAIIAIKSRNGIIFSPHPSALKCTSQAAKLMHDAAVAAGAPANIIGCITKPSMVATNELMKCDEVDMIIATGGTAMVKAAYSAGKPALGVGPGNVPAYIERTANVQKAVRNIITSKTFDNGTICASEQAVIVEECMRDQVMEEFRRQGGYFMSPEETERVSQKLFVRGHAMNAKFVGRSAAVIAENAGITIPPGTKVLLGEQKGVGKDFPLSFEKLTTVLAFYTVKDWEEACDVCIKLLKNGGVGHSLAIHTENPEMAMKFAIKPVFRILVNTPSTHGGVGVSTGLAPAFTLGCGTWGGSATSDNVTPMHLINKKRVAYGIKECAENTNTSDSDSVAQVLSNSAIGEDQIMNVVNEVIALLQKKR; translated from the coding sequence TTGGAAACATTCGATTATGATTTGCAATCGGTGCAAGAGGCCAGAAATCTTGCCCGTCAGGCCAAACTGGCACAAACTGAACTTGCAAAATTTGATAGCGGGCAGATTGACAAGATAATTTGCAATATGGTAAGGGTAGCGGAGGAAAATGCAGTTTCCCTAGCTAAAATGGCAGTGGAAGAAACAGGTTTTGGCAAGGTAGAGGATAAGACCTTCAAAAACCAGCTTGCCTCCACCGAACTATATAAATTTATCAAACCCATGCAAACCATTGGGATTATAAACGAGGATAAGGCCAACAAAGTGGTGGAAATTGCTGAGCCGGTGGGACTTTTAATGGGGATTGTTCCATCAACCAACCCCACATCTACAGCTATCTATAAAGCCATTATTGCCATTAAATCCCGTAACGGCATAATTTTTTCACCCCATCCTTCGGCCCTGAAATGTACATCCCAAGCAGCTAAGTTGATGCACGATGCAGCAGTGGCCGCAGGCGCGCCTGCCAACATTATTGGTTGTATCACCAAGCCATCTATGGTTGCAACTAATGAACTAATGAAATGCGATGAGGTGGACATGATTATTGCCACCGGTGGCACTGCAATGGTTAAGGCCGCCTATAGCGCGGGCAAACCAGCACTGGGTGTAGGCCCGGGCAATGTGCCGGCCTATATTGAAAGAACTGCCAATGTGCAAAAGGCAGTTAGAAATATTATTACCAGTAAAACCTTTGACAATGGCACCATCTGTGCCTCCGAGCAAGCGGTAATTGTGGAGGAATGCATGCGGGATCAGGTTATGGAGGAGTTCCGGCGTCAGGGTGGCTACTTTATGAGCCCCGAGGAAACTGAAAGGGTTTCCCAAAAATTGTTTGTTCGCGGCCATGCCATGAATGCTAAGTTTGTAGGACGCTCGGCAGCGGTTATTGCAGAAAATGCCGGTATAACCATTCCCCCAGGAACGAAAGTTTTGCTGGGTGAACAAAAGGGTGTAGGCAAAGATTTTCCCCTGTCCTTTGAAAAATTAACAACTGTACTAGCCTTTTACACAGTAAAAGATTGGGAAGAAGCTTGCGATGTGTGCATCAAACTATTGAAAAATGGTGGTGTGGGTCATAGCCTTGCCATTCACACGGAAAACCCCGAAATGGCTATGAAATTTGCCATCAAACCGGTGTTTAGAATCCTAGTAAACACACCCTCCACCCATGGTGGCGTGGGTGTCAGCACTGGGCTGGCTCCTGCTTTCACACTGGGTTGCGGTACCTGGGGCGGAAGTGCAACTTCCGATAATGTAACCCCTATGCACTTAATTAATAAAAAACGTGTTGCCTACGGAATCAAGGAGTGTGCAGAAAATACCAATACTTCCGATTCAGACAGCGTGGCACAGGTACTGAGCAATAGTGCCATCGGTGAAGATCAGATTATGAATGTGGTAAATGAAGTCATTGCGCTATTGCAAAAAAAGAGGTGA
- a CDS encoding BMC domain-containing protein, giving the protein MQALGLIETKGLIPAIECADVMLKTAQVELVERTFVGSGLVTITVTGDVGAVKASVEAGATAVKRINPLSLISQHVIPRPHPDVEGILGGKENTTEEPPMPEPPQDEPGLAQKPVQTTENPEQMPKHFNKEAFDAFVEEFGLEKTITVLKMLPVVKLRNLAREYKELDIAGRAISKAKKDLLVKKLAAHYQKETNK; this is encoded by the coding sequence ATGCAGGCCCTTGGACTAATAGAAACAAAAGGTCTTATTCCTGCCATTGAATGTGCAGATGTGATGCTAAAAACGGCACAGGTGGAACTGGTGGAGAGAACCTTTGTTGGCAGTGGACTGGTAACCATAACGGTAACCGGTGACGTGGGAGCTGTGAAAGCCTCGGTGGAAGCAGGGGCGACGGCGGTTAAAAGAATAAATCCTTTGTCCTTGATATCCCAACACGTCATTCCCAGACCCCATCCGGATGTTGAAGGAATTCTAGGGGGAAAAGAAAATACTACCGAGGAACCACCAATGCCTGAGCCACCCCAAGATGAGCCGGGCTTGGCTCAAAAACCTGTGCAAACAACAGAAAATCCAGAGCAAATGCCGAAGCATTTCAATAAAGAGGCCTTTGATGCCTTTGTAGAAGAATTTGGACTTGAAAAAACCATTACCGTCCTGAAAATGCTACCCGTGGTAAAACTACGGAATTTGGCAAGGGAATACAAAGAACTGGACATAGCAGGCAGAGCCATATCGAAAGCAAAAAAAGACTTACTTGTAAAGAAACTGGCGGCGCATTACCAAAAGGAAACAAATAAATAG
- a CDS encoding 4Fe-4S dicluster domain-containing protein: MDLLNLIKAAGVIGAGGAGFPTHAKLTSKAEYILLNGAECEPLLRVDQQLMELYPDQIIKGLEATGRYIEARKAFIGIKGKHKEVVALLRERIAALDLANYMEVMELQDRYPAGDEQVLVYELTKRVVPETAIPLKVGCVVINSETALNIFHAIAGKPVTETYVTVAGDIPRPMTVKVPVGLALRELFKQCGIDNLDDYAVIDGGPMMGSVLTDLNGQVTKKSKGYVLLKKEHFLIGRKSVNINQARLIGKTACEQCRMCTDLCPRYLLGHNIQPHKLMRAINYNLDIKEQQIAQLCCECNACELFSCPVNLHPKSVNVHFKKKLAEQGIRYQPTQVEFKPRAAREYRLIPSKRLIAKIGLTTFDKPAPMTEMDFNPETIEIPLRQHIGAPAIPVVAVGEQVRAGQLIAKVPDNSLGAAVHASLDGTVIESTANSIVIKVGSYV, translated from the coding sequence TTGGATTTGCTGAACTTAATTAAGGCTGCAGGAGTTATCGGGGCTGGGGGAGCTGGTTTTCCGACTCACGCCAAACTAACCTCTAAGGCCGAGTATATATTGCTTAATGGAGCTGAATGTGAGCCTTTGCTTAGGGTGGATCAGCAATTGATGGAGCTGTATCCCGATCAAATTATCAAGGGACTGGAAGCCACCGGGAGGTATATAGAAGCCCGCAAAGCCTTTATTGGTATCAAGGGTAAGCACAAGGAAGTCGTTGCCCTCTTGCGAGAAAGAATCGCCGCACTGGATCTGGCAAATTATATGGAAGTGATGGAACTCCAGGATAGGTATCCGGCTGGTGACGAGCAGGTTCTTGTTTATGAACTTACAAAAAGAGTTGTTCCGGAGACAGCCATTCCGTTAAAAGTGGGCTGTGTAGTGATCAACTCAGAAACAGCATTGAATATATTTCATGCCATTGCCGGCAAACCTGTCACCGAAACATATGTTACGGTGGCAGGGGATATCCCCCGTCCCATGACTGTAAAAGTACCGGTGGGCCTAGCCCTGCGGGAATTATTTAAACAATGCGGAATAGATAACTTGGATGATTATGCCGTGATAGATGGCGGACCGATGATGGGTTCTGTGTTGACTGACCTAAATGGACAGGTAACGAAAAAAAGCAAAGGCTATGTACTGCTTAAAAAAGAGCATTTCCTCATTGGCAGAAAATCTGTCAATATCAACCAAGCTAGGCTGATCGGTAAAACTGCCTGTGAGCAGTGCCGGATGTGTACCGATTTGTGTCCCCGTTATCTATTAGGACATAATATTCAGCCGCATAAATTAATGCGAGCCATTAACTATAACCTGGACATTAAAGAACAACAAATAGCTCAATTGTGTTGTGAATGTAATGCTTGCGAATTGTTTTCTTGCCCCGTCAATTTGCATCCCAAATCAGTCAATGTTCATTTTAAGAAAAAGTTGGCAGAGCAAGGCATTCGTTATCAACCGACCCAGGTGGAATTCAAACCCCGGGCAGCCAGGGAATACCGCCTGATCCCAAGCAAACGCCTGATTGCCAAAATTGGTTTAACAACTTTTGATAAACCAGCACCCATGACTGAGATGGATTTTAATCCGGAAACCATAGAAATTCCTTTAAGACAGCACATCGGAGCACCTGCTATACCTGTTGTAGCTGTAGGTGAACAGGTAAGAGCTGGTCAACTAATTGCAAAGGTTCCAGACAATAGTCTTGGGGCTGCGGTGCATGCCAGCCTCGATGGAACCGTTATCGAAAGTACAGCTAATTCTATCGTGATAAAGGTGGGTTCTTATGTATAG
- the eutM gene encoding ethanolamine utilization microcompartment protein EutM: MSKSEALGLIETKGLVGAIEAADAMVKAANVSLIGKEHVGGGLVTVMVRGDVGAVKAATDAGAAAAQRIGELISVHVIPRPHGDVELILPSVKQEA; encoded by the coding sequence ATGAGTAAATCAGAAGCTTTAGGATTAATCGAAACCAAAGGTTTAGTAGGAGCAATTGAAGCAGCAGATGCTATGGTTAAAGCTGCTAACGTTTCACTTATCGGTAAAGAACATGTTGGCGGTGGTTTAGTAACTGTTATGGTAAGAGGCGACGTTGGTGCTGTAAAAGCTGCCACCGATGCTGGTGCTGCCGCTGCCCAACGTATTGGCGAACTAATCTCCGTTCATGTTATTCCTCGTCCCCATGGCGATGTAGAATTAATTCTCCCTTCCGTAAAGCAAGAAGCATAG
- a CDS encoding BMC domain-containing protein: MGVGGEFDKKRIIQESVPGKQVTLAHIIASPVQDLYERLGIEEKGAVGILTLTPCETAIIAADIATKTSAVEIGFLDRFTGSLVISGDVASVESAMIAINGTLEKLLSFTPAQITRT, from the coding sequence ATGGGAGTGGGCGGTGAATTTGATAAAAAACGTATTATTCAAGAATCTGTACCGGGTAAGCAAGTTACTTTGGCCCATATCATAGCTTCCCCTGTACAAGATTTATATGAACGCTTGGGTATTGAAGAGAAAGGTGCCGTTGGAATTTTAACCCTAACCCCCTGTGAGACAGCAATCATAGCAGCAGATATAGCCACCAAGACATCCGCTGTAGAGATCGGTTTCCTAGACCGGTTTACTGGATCCCTGGTGATTTCCGGGGATGTTGCCAGTGTGGAATCAGCCATGATTGCTATAAATGGCACCTTGGAAAAGCTGTTAAGCTTTACCCCGGCCCAAATCACGCGCACATGA
- a CDS encoding BMC domain-containing protein, producing the protein MEYRMIKSPSRGTLDILLRRKGSASTTPIDNYDAIGLIQGRLIDMVFAADIAEKAAGVVVEDIKGHCPQNLIMIAIFGDTASVEAAITEIKYKLKEIKTGGTL; encoded by the coding sequence ATGGAATACCGCATGATAAAATCCCCGTCCCGGGGAACCTTAGATATTCTGTTGCGACGTAAAGGTTCTGCTTCAACCACCCCCATAGATAACTATGATGCCATCGGTCTGATTCAGGGGCGGCTAATCGATATGGTCTTTGCTGCAGATATTGCCGAAAAGGCCGCAGGGGTAGTGGTGGAGGACATTAAAGGTCATTGCCCACAGAATCTAATTATGATTGCCATATTCGGTGATACCGCCTCGGTGGAGGCAGCCATCACAGAGATAAAATATAAATTGAAAGAAATAAAAACAGGTGGTACTTTATGA
- a CDS encoding cobalamin adenosyltransferase, with product MKFITEMELRDLYKIAPFTTYALEPDTRITPGARQFLVDHRVTLVQAQPIASSKKNGDQSKRGQESWSILRLRRKMESIESLFMLITAELLYSGAVDLADEIQALGKCFREIKRAEREQLTPEDIQFWGWSEQEIRARPTNLEFDISDYHLGLENGKELTILNYLRTSLREVEPAILEAYWDEDKQACLRQDLIDQLYLSINKLCIMMWKCLGGQKWKG from the coding sequence ATGAAATTTATCACCGAAATGGAATTGCGAGATTTATATAAGATAGCTCCCTTTACCACCTATGCCCTGGAACCAGATACCAGGATTACGCCGGGGGCAAGGCAATTTCTTGTGGACCACCGGGTCACCTTAGTACAAGCCCAGCCCATTGCCAGCAGTAAAAAGAACGGCGATCAATCTAAGCGGGGACAAGAAAGCTGGTCTATCCTAAGGCTACGACGGAAAATGGAGAGCATTGAATCGCTGTTTATGCTAATTACCGCCGAACTTTTATACTCCGGGGCGGTGGATCTGGCTGACGAAATCCAAGCCCTGGGCAAATGTTTTCGGGAGATCAAAAGGGCTGAGCGGGAACAGTTAACCCCAGAAGACATTCAGTTTTGGGGTTGGTCAGAACAAGAAATTAGAGCAAGACCCACAAATTTGGAATTTGACATAAGTGACTATCACCTAGGGTTGGAAAATGGCAAAGAACTTACCATATTAAACTATTTACGGACCTCACTTCGCGAGGTGGAACCGGCCATTTTAGAAGCCTATTGGGATGAGGATAAACAAGCTTGCCTACGGCAAGACCTAATCGATCAGCTTTATTTAAGCATTAATAAACTCTGCATAATGATGTGGAAATGTCTGGGGGGACAAAAATGGAAGGGGTAA
- a CDS encoding phosphate propanoyltransferase: protein MGKYDALAELLLEVIREGGYLQKKDNSIPVGISNRHVHLSQADLEILFGAGYQLTKTKDLSQPMQFACKETVTVCGPKGAIEKVRILGPVRKQTQVEILQADCFKLGIKAPVKMSGDLQGTPGITLIGPKGSIYLDKGVIIAQRHIHMTLEDAKGFGVTDGEQVTIEVGGFRGGTLSNVVIRANNSSALECHIDMEEANALNLGPNSTVKIIK, encoded by the coding sequence GTGGGTAAGTACGACGCTTTAGCAGAACTTCTGCTGGAAGTTATCCGAGAAGGGGGGTATTTACAAAAGAAAGACAACTCCATACCCGTGGGAATATCCAACCGTCATGTTCATCTTTCCCAAGCAGATTTAGAAATTCTGTTTGGTGCGGGATACCAATTGACTAAAACCAAGGATCTTTCTCAACCTATGCAATTTGCCTGTAAGGAAACCGTGACTGTTTGCGGACCTAAGGGTGCCATTGAGAAAGTCCGCATTCTCGGCCCAGTAAGAAAGCAAACCCAGGTAGAAATACTTCAGGCAGATTGTTTCAAACTTGGTATTAAAGCGCCAGTGAAAATGTCTGGGGATTTACAAGGAACTCCAGGAATCACTCTCATCGGCCCCAAAGGAAGTATCTATCTAGACAAAGGTGTGATCATTGCCCAAAGACATATTCACATGACACTGGAAGATGCCAAAGGCTTTGGTGTAACAGATGGAGAACAGGTAACCATTGAAGTGGGTGGATTCCGGGGAGGAACATTATCAAATGTAGTTATCAGAGCCAATAATAGCTCCGCCCTTGAATGTCATATCGACATGGAAGAAGCCAATGCCCTTAATCTTGGTCCAAACTCAACAGTTAAAATAATAAAATAA
- a CDS encoding cupin domain-containing protein: protein MKKLVCADAVETAAENGQKVFYVECNTIITPAARDLAKELGVEFADASSSSEMHRYNDSALGKKVCQDKSIDKDLIVQIVKAVLASSLLAGNSTEYPGPPFQAEGDPKSGLKIVRGRSVKYQPFDTGDPSANVAYREVISKANSQMSAGFLTIEKSSLDWELCCEEINIILEGNLSITMDGVTYEAYQGDVLFVPKGSKVTWSSSGYVKLFYVTYPANWSDLMAQP from the coding sequence TTGAAAAAGCTTGTCTGTGCGGACGCCGTCGAAACAGCGGCGGAAAATGGACAAAAGGTGTTCTATGTAGAGTGTAATACCATCATCACACCCGCTGCCAGGGATCTAGCCAAGGAACTGGGTGTAGAATTTGCAGATGCTTCATCTTCTTCAGAAATGCACAGATATAATGATAGTGCTCTAGGCAAGAAAGTATGCCAGGATAAATCCATAGATAAGGATTTGATTGTTCAAATCGTAAAAGCAGTGTTAGCCAGCAGCCTCTTGGCCGGCAACTCTACTGAATATCCAGGACCACCCTTTCAAGCAGAGGGTGACCCGAAAAGTGGACTAAAAATTGTGCGTGGCAGGTCGGTGAAATACCAGCCCTTCGATACCGGGGATCCCAGTGCCAACGTAGCTTACCGTGAAGTGATCAGCAAAGCTAATTCTCAAATGAGCGCGGGCTTTTTAACCATTGAGAAATCAAGCCTTGATTGGGAATTGTGCTGTGAGGAGATTAACATCATTCTCGAAGGAAACCTATCCATAACAATGGATGGTGTAACCTATGAAGCTTACCAGGGGGATGTACTTTTCGTACCGAAAGGTTCCAAAGTAACCTGGAGTTCTTCGGGGTATGTGAAGCTCTTTTACGTAACCTACCCGGCAAACTGGTCAGATCTGATGGCGCAACCATAG